One window of the Granulicella arctica genome contains the following:
- a CDS encoding class I SAM-dependent methyltransferase gives MINKKVVLFGQTDSRSEKVRKVFENTPKYLDQRGVDVRCRMHAVNNFSRRVPWTDLLDIGCGDGSISLQLQNAGKRLTLMDLSSGMVQAAQRHVLPEFADNVKIYNKNFLHADLAVHSFDLIVTVGVLAHVDSPEEFMAKIKKVIRPGGRIIMEFTDSRHPVGWLARLWGRCREVFAPAVYATNLFEAADVFSLWAQHGFEVEQLFRYARIPLPGLHRLLGSALEYKLVQLVFGTSSQSRCGWLGNEYICYLKAE, from the coding sequence ATGATTAATAAGAAGGTGGTCCTTTTTGGGCAGACCGATTCCCGTAGCGAAAAGGTCCGGAAAGTCTTTGAGAACACCCCAAAGTATCTAGATCAACGTGGTGTGGATGTGCGCTGCCGCATGCACGCAGTGAACAACTTCTCCCGGAGAGTTCCGTGGACGGATCTTCTGGATATCGGTTGCGGTGATGGTTCTATCTCCCTGCAACTGCAGAACGCGGGGAAGCGCCTTACGCTCATGGATCTTTCGAGCGGGATGGTTCAGGCCGCGCAAAGGCACGTGCTTCCAGAGTTTGCCGATAATGTAAAGATCTACAACAAAAACTTCCTACATGCTGATCTCGCCGTTCACTCGTTTGACTTGATTGTCACGGTTGGTGTTCTTGCTCATGTAGACTCACCCGAAGAATTCATGGCCAAAATTAAGAAAGTCATTCGGCCGGGTGGTCGCATCATTATGGAGTTCACAGATTCTCGTCATCCAGTCGGTTGGCTGGCAAGACTGTGGGGTCGTTGCCGAGAGGTGTTTGCGCCGGCCGTGTATGCAACTAATCTGTTCGAAGCTGCCGACGTCTTCTCCCTGTGGGCACAGCACGGCTTTGAAGTTGAGCAATTGTTTCGCTATGCACGAATTCCACTTCCTGGCCTTCATCGACTACTTGGAAGTGCTCTCGAGTACAAGCTGGTACAGCTTGTTTTCGGCACGAGTTCTCAGAGCCGCTGCGGCTGGTTAGGCAATGAATATATTTGTTACTTGAAGGCAGAATGA
- a CDS encoding glycosyltransferase family 2 protein, with product MPKYVIITPVRDEEEYIERTILSVIRQTILPIEWIIVNDGSVDGTGAVIDHYGADFPWIKARHRPNRGYREAGGGVINTFYDGYDHLESESWDFLVKLDGDLSFSADYFERCFDCFESDKRLGIGGGGIYHEVDGKVKLESHPMFHVRGATKIYRRECWKQLGGLLRAPGWDTIDEVKANMLGWRTRTFAELRVSHYRFTGAAEGAWKDSVKNGRANYATGYHPLFFLLKCVRRIYKKPYLSGTFGLMWGFLSGYIKSIPRVEDAELIAYTRKQQLRRLCLLESIWK from the coding sequence ATGCCAAAATATGTAATTATTACACCGGTTCGTGACGAAGAGGAATACATCGAGCGGACGATTCTCTCCGTAATTCGGCAGACCATCCTTCCGATCGAATGGATTATCGTGAACGACGGGTCGGTTGATGGTACCGGTGCAGTGATCGATCACTACGGAGCCGATTTCCCATGGATCAAGGCAAGGCATCGTCCAAATCGTGGTTATCGTGAGGCGGGCGGAGGTGTCATCAACACGTTCTATGATGGGTACGATCATCTGGAAAGTGAGAGTTGGGACTTTCTCGTGAAGCTTGATGGTGATTTAAGCTTTTCTGCAGATTATTTCGAACGCTGTTTTGATTGTTTTGAATCAGACAAGCGTCTCGGCATAGGCGGCGGCGGGATATACCACGAGGTGGATGGGAAAGTGAAGTTGGAGTCACACCCGATGTTTCACGTGCGCGGAGCTACCAAGATTTATAGACGTGAGTGTTGGAAGCAATTAGGAGGTCTTCTTCGGGCGCCGGGTTGGGACACGATCGACGAAGTCAAAGCAAATATGCTCGGCTGGAGAACGAGAACATTCGCCGAGCTCCGGGTGTCACATTACCGCTTTACTGGAGCTGCTGAAGGGGCTTGGAAGGATTCGGTGAAGAACGGTCGCGCTAATTATGCCACGGGCTACCATCCCCTGTTCTTTCTGCTGAAGTGTGTTCGTCGAATCTACAAGAAGCCCTACCTGTCTGGCACCTTCGGACTTATGTGGGGTTTCCTGAGTGGTTACATTAAGAGCATTCCACGTGTGGAAGATGCAGAGCTCATCGCCTACACAAGAAAGCAACAATTGAGACGTCTCTGCCTGCTTGAAAGCATATGGAAGTGA
- a CDS encoding GNAT family N-acetyltransferase, protein MSNPTLECSDVDTELSPALTVQEFSPLSDPRWPKFLARHNEASVFHTREWLAALKHSYDYEPVGFTTSHGLELENAIVFCKVKSWLTGHRLVSLPFSDHCQPLAVGRDLREILKHVCNIRLATRGKYLEMRPLSRDVEVETASLLQPSQAFLMHRIDLQPPLEVLYKGLHDSCVRRKIKRADREDLRYVAGRNKEILANFYDLFLRTRRKHKLPPQPRSWFENLIDQLGTMLTIHVVSKDGTPIASILTLEYKRVVMYKYGCSDERFSALGGTPFLFWKVIQQAKGLGANCLELGRSDTHEPGLSTFKERLGGLPSELCYLRDVSTQRKMKQPRSKALLCAREVLCRMPDPVLIGVGRMMYRHMG, encoded by the coding sequence ATGAGCAATCCCACCTTAGAATGTTCCGATGTGGACACTGAGCTTTCCCCAGCTTTAACCGTGCAGGAATTCTCTCCTTTGAGCGATCCACGATGGCCCAAGTTCCTCGCTAGACATAACGAGGCTTCTGTTTTCCATACGCGAGAGTGGTTAGCCGCACTCAAACACAGCTATGATTACGAACCAGTAGGTTTCACAACCTCACATGGTCTCGAGCTGGAGAACGCCATTGTGTTTTGTAAAGTAAAGAGCTGGCTCACGGGCCACCGACTCGTGTCCCTTCCGTTCTCCGACCATTGTCAGCCACTTGCGGTGGGCCGTGATCTTCGGGAAATACTGAAGCATGTTTGTAACATTCGTTTGGCCACAAGGGGCAAATATTTGGAAATGCGGCCTCTATCTCGTGATGTTGAAGTCGAAACAGCGTCTCTATTACAGCCAAGCCAGGCATTCCTAATGCATCGGATTGACCTTCAACCTCCCCTTGAAGTGCTCTACAAAGGGCTGCACGATAGCTGTGTCCGCCGTAAGATAAAGCGAGCTGATCGTGAGGATTTAAGATACGTGGCGGGCAGAAATAAAGAGATTCTCGCAAACTTTTATGACCTCTTTCTACGTACTCGTAGAAAACACAAGCTGCCGCCTCAACCACGGTCCTGGTTTGAAAATTTAATTGATCAGCTCGGGACAATGCTCACAATTCATGTTGTTTCAAAAGACGGAACTCCGATTGCGAGCATCCTTACTCTTGAATACAAAAGAGTCGTTATGTACAAGTATGGCTGCTCCGACGAGCGCTTTAGTGCTCTCGGCGGCACTCCGTTTCTGTTCTGGAAGGTCATCCAGCAAGCAAAAGGGTTGGGCGCGAACTGCCTTGAACTTGGCCGATCCGATACTCATGAGCCTGGTCTCAGTACTTTCAAGGAGAGACTCGGCGGGTTGCCCTCAGAGCTTTGCTATCTACGCGATGTGTCTACACAGAGAAAGATGAAGCAGCCTCGGTCAAAGGCCCTCCTTTGCGCAAGGGAAGTACTTTGTCGTATGCCCGACCCAGTTTTGATTGGTGTCGGAAGAATGATGTACAGACATATGGGTTAG
- a CDS encoding O-antigen ligase family protein codes for MILIVCFQMFIVYSLIATSRRGLENALPLFCFYLTLMPLESRLIIPGVFDLNTMRISLTTLFLLFLIQRKGTARKVIPLKNLMVLHGTWAIFSVSYSISSATSAKQIISQVVEYYLMYYIFVKTISSKQTLHSIVYAMMMAVGVCCIFSVIEVYAKWSILRIFPSDLWITYNGGIDPLYVEWGRGLRVRSTFPHPILFGDALAMSIPLTLYLISIWQDRFQRRVLWVTLALMFWSLYKTTSRGPWIATILCCGLLYCLIHNRVRRYLLVIMGVASSALLARPGVLQTVKGLYQSSTDPSSPVGASYLYRDALLTSIIEAVGKDPGRMLLGFGLGTFREKGLDILFLGSLQHWYTCDNNWAAFLYETGYVGLILIGLLLLAALNIAFKSYRQRSGLDWQLSGVIFISLLGFYILLYSVAGYSWGQQGYMAWILIALAGSAQQGVRMERFAAKTNSASVDEEMMLYAT; via the coding sequence ATGATCCTCATTGTCTGTTTTCAAATGTTTATCGTTTACAGTCTGATTGCCACGAGTCGTCGTGGTCTGGAAAACGCCCTACCATTGTTTTGTTTTTACCTCACGCTGATGCCTCTCGAATCGAGATTAATTATTCCGGGCGTCTTCGATCTCAACACAATGAGAATTTCCCTAACAACCCTTTTCCTACTGTTCCTGATACAAAGAAAAGGGACTGCAAGGAAAGTGATTCCCCTGAAGAACCTCATGGTCCTTCACGGGACTTGGGCAATTTTCTCCGTATCCTACTCGATCTCCTCAGCGACCAGTGCCAAGCAGATCATTTCTCAGGTTGTCGAGTACTACTTGATGTACTACATCTTCGTAAAGACGATATCGAGCAAACAGACCCTACATTCGATCGTGTATGCCATGATGATGGCGGTTGGTGTGTGCTGCATCTTCAGCGTGATTGAAGTGTATGCAAAATGGAGTATCCTCCGAATTTTTCCATCCGATCTCTGGATCACCTATAACGGTGGAATCGACCCGCTCTATGTGGAGTGGGGTCGCGGCTTGCGAGTTCGCTCTACATTCCCTCATCCCATTCTCTTTGGGGATGCTTTAGCCATGAGCATTCCGCTTACGCTCTATCTGATTAGCATTTGGCAGGATCGGTTCCAGAGGAGAGTGCTGTGGGTCACACTGGCCCTGATGTTCTGGTCCCTCTACAAGACCACGAGCCGGGGTCCATGGATCGCTACGATCCTATGTTGTGGCTTGTTGTATTGTCTAATCCACAATCGGGTGCGGCGATATCTTCTAGTGATCATGGGAGTCGCAAGCTCGGCTCTTCTGGCGCGTCCTGGAGTCTTACAAACAGTCAAGGGTCTCTATCAATCATCAACCGATCCATCAAGTCCTGTCGGAGCTTCTTACCTATACCGTGATGCGCTCCTGACCTCCATCATCGAAGCTGTTGGGAAGGATCCGGGGCGGATGCTTCTCGGATTTGGTCTCGGAACATTTCGCGAAAAGGGACTTGACATACTCTTCCTAGGCTCCCTGCAGCATTGGTATACATGCGACAACAACTGGGCGGCGTTTCTGTACGAAACAGGCTATGTAGGACTAATCCTGATCGGTCTGCTGTTGCTCGCAGCGCTAAACATAGCCTTCAAAAGCTACCGACAGCGAAGTGGTCTGGATTGGCAATTGAGTGGTGTGATCTTCATATCACTCTTAGGGTTTTACATTCTGCTCTACAGTGTTGCTGGATATAGCTGGGGTCAGCAGGGTTACATGGCTTGGATACTGATTGCGCTTGCAGGCAGCGCTCAACAAGGCGTTCGGATGGAGCGGTTTGCCGCCAAGACAAATTCGGCAAGCGTTGATGAGGAGATGATGCTTTATGCCACATGA
- a CDS encoding polysaccharide deacetylase family protein: protein MKSAFVDYYCCPEELIDLRPLNPATAEKHAGFFRFGTGLICYGRAGVPVCEKASDNLSDALQGMQFKDGHCLLPFNPSEVAANHRYERYVRDVDQNKLKSILHFMYYTVRPMLPVAVRRHLQKLWLERRQIEAFPSWPVDCTVDKMFATIMHSLLMASPERKIPFIWFWPEGKSSCAMMTHDVETSVGLDFVDELMNIDDSFGIKSSFQLIPDARYSVTQKRLEQIRSRGFEVNCHDLKHDGHLFEDHARFLIAAEVINSFTRDFQTQGFRSGALYRKQEWMSALEVSYDMSVPNVARFDPQAGGCCTVMPYFVDDILELPVTTIQDYTLFHVLEDYSMKIWDEQIQCIMQQNGLISFIVHPDYLKSRAARASYEALLARLDDLRAKANLWVALPGEVNKWWRERAAMKLVRRGNHWAIEGQGSEHACIAHAVLSSNRVCYEFESAVCS from the coding sequence ATGAAAAGTGCATTTGTTGATTATTATTGCTGCCCTGAAGAGCTCATTGATCTTCGACCATTGAACCCCGCAACCGCTGAAAAGCATGCAGGTTTCTTTCGTTTTGGCACGGGGCTAATCTGCTATGGGCGTGCAGGGGTGCCCGTCTGTGAGAAGGCATCTGACAACTTGTCTGACGCTCTACAAGGTATGCAATTTAAGGACGGACACTGTCTCTTGCCTTTCAATCCCAGCGAAGTAGCCGCAAATCACCGGTACGAACGCTATGTAAGAGATGTAGATCAAAACAAACTTAAGTCCATCCTTCATTTCATGTACTACACCGTCCGACCGATGCTACCTGTAGCCGTGCGGCGACATCTACAAAAGCTATGGCTTGAGAGAAGACAAATTGAGGCTTTTCCCAGTTGGCCTGTAGACTGCACGGTGGATAAGATGTTTGCAACGATAATGCACTCCCTCCTGATGGCTTCTCCGGAGAGGAAGATCCCATTTATCTGGTTCTGGCCTGAAGGCAAGTCAAGTTGCGCGATGATGACCCATGACGTCGAAACATCCGTTGGTCTCGATTTCGTAGATGAGCTTATGAACATAGACGATTCATTTGGGATTAAGAGTTCGTTTCAACTTATCCCGGATGCACGATACTCAGTAACTCAAAAGCGGCTTGAGCAGATCAGGTCCCGTGGTTTCGAGGTGAACTGCCATGACTTGAAACATGACGGCCATCTTTTTGAAGATCATGCGCGGTTCCTGATTGCCGCCGAGGTGATCAATAGCTTCACCAGAGATTTTCAGACGCAAGGTTTCAGGTCGGGAGCTCTCTATCGCAAGCAGGAGTGGATGAGCGCCTTGGAGGTGTCGTACGACATGTCCGTCCCGAACGTCGCACGTTTTGATCCTCAGGCGGGAGGATGCTGCACTGTGATGCCCTATTTCGTGGACGACATATTGGAATTGCCCGTTACCACGATCCAGGACTACACGCTGTTCCATGTGCTTGAGGATTACTCTATGAAAATATGGGATGAGCAAATCCAGTGCATCATGCAGCAGAATGGTCTCATCAGCTTTATTGTTCATCCAGATTATCTAAAATCAAGAGCAGCACGGGCGAGCTATGAGGCATTGCTGGCTCGCTTGGATGATCTACGAGCCAAAGCTAATCTTTGGGTGGCGCTTCCGGGAGAAGTGAACAAGTGGTGGCGGGAACGAGCTGCAATGAAATTAGTGCGACGTGGCAACCATTGGGCGATTGAGGGACAAGGATCAGAGCATGCATGTATTGCTCACGCCGTTCTTAGCTCGAACAGGGTTTGCTACGAGTTCGAGAGTGCAGTGTGCAGTTGA
- a CDS encoding glycosyltransferase family 2 protein translates to MRGYELSACTSRLAETESAAGVVVLSIIIINWNSCKYLRSCLNSIRSTTSDLIYEVVVVDNASFDGCAAMLASEFPETILIQSEQNLGFAKANNLAVSKSSGRNLLFLNPDTVVMGSAINNLVMVLENSPEIGMVGPRILNSDLSLQTTCIMPVPTILNQFLNIDVLRKFYTWRRLGSRFAQGNGPISVAAISGACMMVKRTAMEEIDHFCEDYFMYVEDIDLCVRVRQAGWKVHHIRSAEIIHFGGGSSALQTSNQFSSIMICESVLQFFLLRRGRWYAALYRPTIAATALLHIIILTLLGFFSREQPRMTVPKAKWRNLLSWSLGRSAWSTGTGVS, encoded by the coding sequence TTGAGAGGATATGAATTATCCGCATGCACCAGTCGTTTAGCGGAGACGGAAAGTGCTGCAGGAGTGGTTGTTCTCTCGATCATCATCATCAATTGGAACTCTTGTAAGTATCTCAGATCCTGTCTCAACAGTATTCGGAGTACAACAAGCGATTTAATCTACGAGGTTGTGGTTGTCGATAATGCTTCGTTTGATGGCTGTGCTGCAATGCTGGCATCAGAATTTCCCGAAACCATTTTGATTCAGAGTGAGCAAAATCTTGGTTTTGCAAAGGCCAATAATTTAGCTGTGAGCAAGAGTTCTGGCCGTAATCTACTTTTCTTAAACCCAGATACAGTTGTGATGGGATCTGCAATCAATAACTTAGTTATGGTTCTCGAGAATAGCCCAGAGATAGGAATGGTTGGCCCTCGCATTCTCAACTCGGATCTTTCTTTACAAACAACCTGCATCATGCCCGTGCCGACAATCCTTAATCAGTTCCTGAATATCGATGTGCTTCGTAAATTTTATACCTGGCGAAGACTTGGATCCAGATTCGCACAAGGGAATGGCCCTATCAGTGTTGCTGCGATTTCAGGTGCCTGCATGATGGTCAAGCGGACTGCAATGGAAGAAATAGATCACTTCTGTGAAGACTATTTTATGTACGTTGAGGATATTGATTTGTGTGTCCGAGTGAGGCAGGCAGGTTGGAAGGTCCATCACATTCGGTCGGCAGAGATCATTCATTTTGGAGGAGGATCAAGTGCACTACAGACATCTAATCAATTCAGTAGCATTATGATTTGTGAATCCGTATTGCAATTCTTTCTGCTAAGGCGGGGGCGATGGTATGCAGCGCTTTACCGGCCGACAATCGCTGCAACCGCACTCCTTCACATCATCATCCTTACACTTCTAGGCTTTTTCAGCCGGGAGCAACCACGCATGACTGTCCCAAAAGCGAAGTGGAGGAATTTACTTAGCTGGTCTCTTGGCCGAAGTGCATGGTCGACGGGCACAGGTGTTTCATGA
- a CDS encoding right-handed parallel beta-helix repeat-containing protein, whose product MTLSKTCSAGQPITINKVLASDVSPTAAAGWNAAFDGLVSLTANPAINIASGSNVTVDGRSRYPASTYGMQITIPPGGGNGIVGAQSGSIDSVKLYNIEVVGPYCTSTKPCSTAAYGINIAPSTNQVTNLLISNCSIHGISEALRSSNWNGVTVEYNHIADTIGDGVDHEDVMYSYPSSNVTWRYNIIKNSPNDGIFFEFGGATNFSFYGNVFYASSLSFITTKAPGNYGPIYIYNNVFHAPSAAAYGFISSNGSTMNAADQVYNNVFYNVSNSLGAANSGYNAYSYTSLTGYTWPSGEVGSFTFIDTGNTFQNVGGGLFQPVANSPLIGKGKALTADGYINKDMDGRTRGAKGGWDIGAYEYPGTAPAPPTNLNVIVH is encoded by the coding sequence ATGACACTCAGTAAGACATGTAGTGCAGGTCAGCCAATCACTATTAACAAAGTTCTAGCATCAGACGTGTCTCCTACTGCTGCGGCAGGCTGGAACGCAGCATTCGATGGCCTGGTAAGCCTGACAGCCAATCCGGCGATCAACATAGCAAGCGGAAGCAATGTCACCGTCGATGGTCGGTCTCGTTATCCCGCATCGACCTATGGCATGCAAATCACTATCCCACCCGGAGGAGGAAACGGAATCGTTGGAGCCCAGTCTGGATCAATCGATAGCGTCAAGTTGTACAACATCGAAGTAGTGGGACCTTACTGTACTTCTACAAAACCCTGCAGTACTGCCGCGTATGGAATAAATATCGCTCCATCCACAAACCAAGTCACTAATCTTCTTATAAGCAATTGTTCAATTCACGGCATCAGTGAAGCCCTGAGATCGTCAAACTGGAACGGTGTTACCGTTGAATACAATCACATTGCAGATACCATTGGTGACGGCGTCGATCATGAAGATGTGATGTATTCCTATCCATCGAGTAATGTTACCTGGCGATACAACATCATTAAGAACTCGCCAAACGACGGAATCTTCTTTGAATTCGGTGGAGCTACAAACTTCAGTTTTTATGGAAATGTATTCTACGCAAGCTCTTTATCGTTCATAACAACGAAGGCGCCGGGCAACTACGGCCCGATTTACATCTACAACAATGTCTTTCATGCTCCATCTGCGGCAGCGTATGGGTTCATCTCTTCTAATGGGAGCACGATGAATGCTGCGGATCAGGTATATAACAATGTGTTCTACAATGTCTCAAATAGCCTAGGTGCTGCAAACAGCGGTTATAACGCATATAGCTATACGTCATTGACAGGTTACACGTGGCCCTCAGGCGAGGTGGGATCGTTCACATTTATTGACACCGGCAACACGTTCCAGAATGTGGGGGGAGGCCTATTTCAGCCTGTAGCTAACTCACCTCTCATAGGCAAGGGCAAGGCGCTTACCGCCGATGGCTACATCAACAAAGACATGGATGGCAGGACTCGCGGCGCTAAGGGAGGATGGGATATTGGCGCTTATGAATACCCGGGAACTGCTCCGGCCCCCCCAACAAACCTGAATGTCATTGTTCACTAA
- a CDS encoding glycosyltransferase family 4 protein — translation MPHEIFPNTGIRPMRVCMLAYTFYESDTRILQYTAALREQGHIVDVIALKRDASLPLFEPLNGVNVHRIQVRNVDERGLFSYAFRVVRFCFHAASYLRKMHSEHAYDLVHIHNVPDFLVFSALPLKMDRVPVILDIHDLLPELYASKFKASRTGMLFKLLVLVERMSASLANHVIVANDIWCRRLAQRSANNEKCSVVRNRPDMKIFVAQRLRQRSVSGKFTMMYPGSLSDHQGLDVAVRAFAEIAKELADCEFHIYGEGSAKKSLIELTASFGLSNQIFFHNPLPSCEIAKIMASCDLAIEPKRTTSAFGNEALSTKIMEFMALGVPVIACRTKIHTHYYDDSLIEYYSNDDHVELAQCMLRLRRDAERRAELVQNALQYVEVNTWDAKKYQYLDLVDKLCGSTELDYNVTVGDQCQNM, via the coding sequence ATGCCACATGAAATATTCCCAAATACAGGAATTCGACCGATGCGGGTATGCATGCTCGCCTATACGTTTTACGAGAGCGACACTCGAATCCTTCAGTACACAGCCGCACTTCGCGAGCAAGGGCATATCGTAGATGTCATTGCCCTCAAGCGAGATGCAAGCTTACCTTTATTTGAACCGCTCAACGGCGTCAACGTCCATCGTATTCAAGTCCGGAATGTGGACGAGCGTGGACTGTTCAGTTACGCCTTTAGGGTTGTGCGCTTTTGTTTTCATGCGGCATCTTATCTTCGAAAAATGCATTCTGAGCATGCATACGATCTCGTTCATATCCACAATGTCCCAGACTTTCTCGTTTTTTCGGCTCTCCCTCTCAAGATGGACCGTGTCCCTGTGATCCTGGACATCCATGACCTTCTTCCCGAGCTCTACGCGAGTAAGTTCAAGGCGAGCCGCACAGGGATGCTGTTCAAACTTCTAGTGTTGGTGGAGCGGATGTCAGCATCGTTAGCCAATCATGTAATTGTCGCAAATGACATTTGGTGCCGACGGCTGGCACAGCGCTCTGCCAATAATGAGAAATGCAGTGTCGTCAGGAACAGGCCTGATATGAAGATCTTTGTAGCGCAGCGTTTGCGCCAGAGGTCTGTATCTGGAAAATTCACTATGATGTATCCGGGCTCCCTGAGTGATCATCAAGGCCTTGATGTGGCTGTTAGAGCATTTGCAGAGATAGCGAAGGAATTAGCCGACTGTGAATTTCACATATACGGAGAGGGCTCTGCAAAGAAATCTCTAATAGAGCTGACAGCGTCTTTTGGTTTGTCGAATCAGATATTCTTCCACAATCCTTTGCCAAGCTGCGAGATTGCCAAGATCATGGCCTCATGTGATCTGGCTATAGAGCCGAAGCGTACAACATCCGCTTTCGGAAACGAAGCCCTAAGCACAAAAATCATGGAGTTCATGGCACTCGGAGTTCCGGTGATCGCCTGCCGAACAAAGATCCATACGCACTACTATGATGACTCTCTCATCGAGTACTACAGCAACGATGACCATGTAGAACTTGCCCAGTGCATGCTCCGGCTGAGACGAGATGCTGAACGGCGAGCAGAGTTAGTCCAAAATGCTCTTCAATACGTTGAAGTGAATACCTGGGACGCCAAGAAATATCAATACCTTGATCTGGTAGACAAGCTGTGTGGTTCGACTGAACTGGACTACAACGTGACGGTAGGTGACCAATGCCAAAATATGTAA
- a CDS encoding O-antigen translocase, translating to MKEGYFGVSAMPAIATEIQEGLQASEPGTGSSYGRILKSSALVGGSSVLNIAIGVVRTKVIASLLGPAGFGLFGLYGSITGLVQAVAGMGVNSSGVRQIAEAAGSSQTTDVGHIAMVLRRVSLISGILGGAVLLVFAREISNITFGNDHHARAVAGLSVVVFFSLISGGQSALIQGLRRIGDLAKVGVLGSLLGTLISIPLVYFFRERGVVPSLASVAIMMTATSWWYSRKARTRIPTSRFATLTKEVGSLLKLGFAFMASSLLTLGAAYLIRIMLVRRVGFEATGLYQSAWTLGGLYAGFILQAMGADFYPRLSAHASDNTICNRLVNEQTHVGLLLAGPGVLATLTFAPLVIALFYSAKFGGAVPILRWISLGAILQVMTWPLGFIIIAKARQAIFIGCEIAWTIVSLGLAWIGISFFGAVGAGIAFFGSYVVHAILLYMITSQMSGFRWSSANKKISIGFTAAIAVVFFAFHLAPFTAAVTIGVVATLGSAIYSTRELIGLVDLAALPAALKNILRFTGLGRMPGGIS from the coding sequence TGCCGGCGATAGCAACGGAGATACAGGAAGGCCTGCAGGCGTCAGAGCCAGGTACCGGCAGTTCGTATGGCCGCATATTGAAGTCTTCTGCTCTGGTAGGTGGGTCATCGGTATTAAACATCGCCATCGGCGTGGTTCGCACCAAGGTGATAGCGAGTCTACTTGGCCCGGCGGGATTCGGACTCTTCGGTCTTTACGGCTCTATCACAGGCTTAGTGCAAGCGGTTGCGGGCATGGGTGTTAACAGCAGCGGTGTCCGACAGATTGCTGAAGCTGCCGGCTCTAGCCAAACCACGGACGTCGGTCACATCGCCATGGTCCTTCGGCGCGTGTCACTCATCTCCGGCATTCTGGGTGGAGCAGTGCTGCTCGTGTTCGCGAGAGAGATATCAAACATAACTTTTGGGAATGATCACCACGCAAGAGCAGTCGCGGGCCTGTCGGTTGTAGTGTTCTTCAGTCTGATCTCCGGCGGTCAGAGTGCTCTTATTCAGGGCTTACGTCGCATCGGTGACCTTGCCAAGGTAGGCGTACTGGGCTCATTGCTCGGAACTCTCATCAGTATTCCCCTTGTCTACTTCTTCAGGGAGCGCGGTGTAGTTCCATCGCTCGCGTCAGTCGCAATCATGATGACTGCAACGTCCTGGTGGTATAGCAGAAAAGCCCGGACTCGGATACCAACCTCGCGGTTCGCCACTCTGACAAAAGAGGTCGGAAGCCTACTCAAGCTTGGGTTTGCGTTCATGGCCAGCAGTCTCCTGACACTCGGCGCTGCCTATCTGATTCGCATCATGCTTGTTCGGCGTGTCGGTTTTGAGGCTACTGGGCTGTATCAATCAGCCTGGACACTTGGCGGCTTATATGCGGGATTCATCCTTCAGGCAATGGGAGCCGACTTCTATCCTCGACTCTCGGCACATGCTTCAGATAATACGATCTGCAATCGCCTTGTAAATGAGCAGACACATGTAGGGCTCCTCCTGGCCGGACCAGGCGTGCTCGCTACGTTGACATTCGCACCACTGGTCATTGCACTCTTCTACAGTGCTAAATTTGGGGGAGCTGTTCCTATACTTCGTTGGATATCTCTTGGCGCAATCCTTCAGGTGATGACCTGGCCGCTCGGCTTCATTATCATCGCAAAGGCGAGACAAGCCATCTTCATAGGATGCGAGATTGCCTGGACCATTGTGAGCCTTGGATTGGCGTGGATCGGCATAAGTTTCTTCGGCGCGGTGGGGGCGGGGATCGCCTTTTTCGGATCCTACGTTGTTCATGCAATCTTGCTGTATATGATTACATCGCAAATGAGCGGCTTCCGTTGGTCTTCCGCGAACAAGAAGATCAGCATCGGATTTACTGCCGCAATCGCAGTCGTATTCTTCGCGTTTCACCTAGCACCCTTCACTGCTGCCGTGACCATCGGAGTAGTAGCAACACTTGGGAGTGCCATCTACTCCACTCGGGAACTGATCGGTCTCGTCGATCTTGCAGCGCTTCCTGCTGCTCTTAAAAATATTCTCCGCTTCACTGGTCTGGGGCGTATGCCAGGAGGCATCTCTTGA